Proteins found in one Triticum aestivum cultivar Chinese Spring chromosome 4D, IWGSC CS RefSeq v2.1, whole genome shotgun sequence genomic segment:
- the LOC123097814 gene encoding L-ascorbate peroxidase 1, cytosolic, with protein sequence MAKTYPVVSAEYQEAVEKARQKLRALIAEKNCSPLMLRLAWHSAGTFDVSSKTGGPFGTMKKPAEQAHAANAGLDIAVRMLEPIKEEIPTISYADLYQLAGVVAVEVSGGPVIPFHPGREDKPQPPPEGRLPDATKGSDHLRQVFGKQMGLSDQDIVALSGGHTLGRCHKERSGFEGPWTRNPLKFDHSYFTELLSGDKEGLLQLPSDKTLLTDPVFRPLVEKYAADEKAFFEDYKEAHLRLSELGYAEA encoded by the exons ATGGCGAAGACCTACCCCGTTGTCAGCGCCGAGTACCAGGAGGCCGTCGAGAAGGCCAGGCAAAAGCTCCGCGCCCTCATCGCCGAGAAGAACTGCTCCCCGCTCATGCTCCGCCTCGC GTGGCACTCCGCTGGGACCTTCGACGTGTCGTCCAAGACAGGCGGCCCGTTCGGGACGATGAagaagccggcggagcaggcgcACGCCGCCAACGCGGGCCTGGACATCGCCGTGCGGATGCTCGAGCCCATCAAGGAGGAGATCCCCACCATCTCCTACGCTGATCTCTACCAG CTTGCGGGAGTTGTCGCGGTGGAGGTGTCCGGTGGGCCCGTGATCCCCTTCCACCCAGGGAGGGAG GACAAGCCTCAGCCCCCACCTGAGGGTCGCCTCCCTGATGCTACCAAGG GTTCTGACCACCTAAGGCAAGTCTTCGGCAAGCAGATGGGCTTGAGTGATCAGGATATTGTTGCCCTCTCTGGTGGCCACACCCTG GGAAGGTGCCACAAGGAGAGGTCTGGCTTTGAGGGACCCTGGACAAGGAACCCTTTGAAGTTTGACCACTCTTACTTCAC GGAGCTTCTGAGTGGTGACAAAGAGGGGCTTCTTCAGCTTCCAAGTGACAAAACCCTGCTGACTGACCCTGTCTTTCGCCCTCTTGTGGAGAAATATGCTGCG GACGAGAAGGCTTTCTTTGAGGACTACAAGGAGGCACACCTCAGGCTCTCCGAACTGGG GTACGCTGAAGCATAA